TGACCATCACGATGGCGATCGCCATCAGCGCGATCGCGACCAGCCCGATCATGACGCCACGCGCCGTGTGCTGCGGATGCGTCTTCCACTCGCCGGGCGGGCGGCTGACCAGCAGGACGCCCAGCCCCACCAGCGCGAAGCCCAGCCACTGCCCCGCGCCCAGGCGTTCGTCCAGGAACACGAAGCCGAGCAGCAGCACCAACGGGCTGTAGAGATTGCCGATCACGCCCATCCGTCCGGCGCCCAGTTCGTTGAGCGCACGGAAGTACAGCGTGTCGGCCAGCGCGATGCCGATGACGCCGCTGGCGACGACGATGGCGAGTTCGCTCGCCGGCAACACGGGCCATGCGCCGGCGTGGACCACCAGCGCCACCGGCGCCAGCACGGCGAGCACCAGCCCGTTCTTGAGCAGATTGAGCGCGAGCGGCGGCAGGTGCGCGCCCAGCTGGCGCGCCAGGATCACGCCCACCGCCCACGTCGCCGCGCTGCCCAGTGCCATGGCTTCGCCGATGCCCACCCGTTCCCCTGCCTGTCGTTTACCCGCGTAGTGTAAGCAGCGTCCGATGAAGGCGTCGGCCCGCGGCTTCGGCGATACTGTGGCGATGCCCGACGAGACGCTCACGACCGCCACCTACGCCCAGCGCATCGCCTTCGTGTGCGAGATCGCCGGCCGGCTGCACAGCTACGGCACCACCGCGCAGCGGCTGGAAGGCGCGGTCGTCGGCCTGTCCCAGCGCCTGGGCCTGGATTGCGAACCCTGGTC
This genomic stretch from Pseudoxanthomonas sp. CF385 harbors:
- a CDS encoding DMT family transporter; translated protein: MALGSAATWAVGVILARQLGAHLPPLALNLLKNGLVLAVLAPVALVVHAGAWPVLPASELAIVVASGVIGIALADTLYFRALNELGAGRMGVIGNLYSPLVLLLGFVFLDERLGAGQWLGFALVGLGVLLVSRPPGEWKTHPQHTARGVMIGLVAIALMAIAIVMVKRTLESQPLLWVTLLRLAGAVAGLLVLAVLPAMRARMRFVAADVPWHRLVLAALIGQGLSMVLWLGGYKFTSASVAAILNESASVFLVVLAALWLREPLGKRAFIGVVLTFSGIACMLLGRATP